One Fundidesulfovibrio terrae genomic window carries:
- a CDS encoding DUF459 domain-containing protein — MTGKRIVLVYALALAVGVALLFDRIGPWLSGKFPDGLPEGLAAVVAAGESLHAASGLTGLALALDCSTAGMFDGTYKKTYRCGDAALADAAPPSSHPGEALAAQDIPDAASGTTASLQPGQPPQPKLNLPANVLVVGDSLAVTLAVSLEKAFKDFEGLTMIPKGKIASGLQNPQYYNWEQALSQFMKEYDPQLVIVMMGANDAKYLSLDPEAPEPAALDDRRRFLYEARLKKFLSVMDERKVTSYWIGLPVMGDPELSGKSRALNAIVSRACRESSHGRFLDTWPLLCDPQGNYAQHIMDNSGHRIRVREGDKIHFSTAGGDIIVRALLKDAGELIEFKPKGGKQVAQAPTAARTAAQ; from the coding sequence ATGACGGGCAAACGGATAGTTCTGGTTTACGCGCTGGCCCTGGCGGTGGGAGTGGCGCTGCTGTTCGACCGCATCGGGCCGTGGCTTTCGGGCAAGTTTCCCGACGGCCTGCCCGAGGGCTTGGCCGCCGTGGTGGCCGCCGGGGAATCGCTGCATGCCGCTTCGGGGCTGACCGGGCTGGCCCTTGCGCTCGACTGCTCAACCGCCGGGATGTTCGACGGCACCTACAAGAAGACCTACCGTTGCGGCGACGCCGCCCTGGCCGACGCTGCCCCGCCTTCGTCGCATCCGGGCGAGGCCCTCGCCGCGCAGGACATCCCTGACGCCGCTTCCGGCACCACCGCGTCCCTTCAGCCCGGACAGCCCCCTCAGCCCAAGCTCAACCTGCCCGCCAACGTGCTGGTGGTGGGCGACTCCCTGGCCGTGACCCTGGCCGTGAGCCTGGAAAAGGCGTTCAAGGATTTCGAGGGTCTGACCATGATCCCCAAGGGCAAGATCGCCAGCGGCCTGCAGAATCCGCAGTACTACAACTGGGAGCAGGCCCTGTCCCAGTTCATGAAGGAATACGATCCCCAACTGGTGATCGTGATGATGGGGGCCAACGACGCCAAATACCTGAGCCTGGACCCGGAAGCCCCGGAACCGGCCGCCCTGGACGACAGGCGCCGCTTTCTCTATGAGGCGAGGCTGAAAAAATTCCTCTCGGTAATGGACGAACGCAAGGTGACGAGTTATTGGATAGGCTTGCCGGTCATGGGGGACCCGGAACTCTCGGGCAAGAGCCGCGCGCTCAACGCCATCGTGAGCCGGGCCTGCCGGGAGTCGTCCCACGGGCGCTTCCTGGACACCTGGCCGCTGCTCTGCGACCCGCAGGGCAACTACGCCCAGCACATCATGGACAACTCCGGTCACCGGATACGGGTGCGCGAGGGCGACAAGATCCATTTCTCCACTGCCGGAGGAGACATCATCGTCAGGGCCCTGCTCAAGGACGCAGGCGAACTCATTGAGTTCAAGCCCAAGGGCGGCAAGCAGGTGGCCCAGGCCCCCACGGCGGCGCGCACGGCCGCCCAGTAG
- a CDS encoding DUF459 domain-containing protein, whose product MRFSSFLLKLLTAFAVLTVTGCAGAGVGENSAFAKSSRKAQALAALERPNLAPKDLFAPRQPKRQVRSLAVVGDSLSIGLASELEKSLGSKPGLGFASLGKVSSGLARPDFFDWDRNLDTLARRYRPDAVVIMLGTNDNKPLRFEGGAQIPYATPEWDKAYTARVKRMVEIVRAHNPSAMVFWMGAPVMADDDLNHDLKHINALIRKTMASFDDCHYVDTWPLFSTAGGGFAFSKPDLAGGAPLRARDGVHLTTAGAQTLAGHCQAVLETRITWAPPAPGNVPLADTGV is encoded by the coding sequence ATGCGTTTCTCATCGTTTCTTCTGAAGCTTCTCACCGCGTTCGCGGTGTTGACCGTCACCGGCTGCGCTGGGGCAGGCGTCGGGGAGAACTCCGCCTTCGCCAAGTCCAGCCGCAAGGCGCAAGCCCTGGCCGCCCTGGAGCGGCCCAACCTCGCCCCCAAGGACCTTTTCGCACCCCGCCAGCCCAAACGCCAGGTCAGGTCACTGGCCGTGGTCGGGGATTCGCTCTCCATCGGCCTGGCCTCGGAACTGGAGAAAAGCCTGGGATCAAAGCCCGGCCTGGGCTTCGCCAGCCTGGGCAAGGTCTCCTCGGGGCTGGCCCGGCCGGACTTCTTCGACTGGGACCGCAACCTGGACACCCTGGCCCGCCGCTACCGGCCCGACGCCGTGGTGATCATGCTGGGCACCAACGACAACAAGCCCCTGCGGTTCGAGGGCGGCGCGCAGATTCCCTACGCCACCCCCGAATGGGACAAAGCCTACACCGCCCGCGTCAAGCGCATGGTGGAGATCGTCCGCGCCCACAACCCTTCGGCCATGGTGTTCTGGATGGGCGCGCCCGTCATGGCCGACGACGACCTGAACCACGACCTCAAGCACATCAACGCCCTCATCCGCAAGACCATGGCCTCTTTCGATGACTGCCACTACGTGGACACCTGGCCGCTCTTTTCGACGGCAGGGGGCGGCTTCGCCTTCTCTAAGCCCGACCTGGCCGGGGGAGCGCCGCTGCGCGCCCGCGACGGCGTCCATCTGACCACGGCCGGAGCCCAGACCCTGGCCGGGCACTGCCAGGCCGTCCTGGAAACCCGCATAACCTGGGCCCCTCCCGCGCCGGGCAACGTGCCCTTGGCCGATACGGGCGTCTAA
- a CDS encoding tetratricopeptide repeat protein: MAKPKNAPQARQETPAPQTMVRKQSAVALAVVMLLAGVFIGWQGAVIVFNQEAAQGGKPAGMPGGMPQQAQGQQAPQGMNPMSSLMAQAKTMEEQAAKSPNDPAVWAKLGDTYFDAELPDRAVAAYQKSLALKPGQADVWTDMGVMLRSMNKYQEALKAFEQAVAIDSKHQQARLNTGVVYLFDLKDKQAAIKAWQDLLAVNPEAKMPDGKRVADAVKELGGK, encoded by the coding sequence ATGGCAAAGCCCAAGAACGCCCCACAGGCGCGGCAGGAGACGCCTGCCCCGCAGACAATGGTCCGCAAACAGTCGGCCGTGGCGCTGGCCGTGGTCATGCTGCTGGCTGGCGTGTTCATCGGCTGGCAGGGGGCGGTGATCGTCTTCAACCAGGAGGCGGCCCAGGGCGGCAAGCCCGCCGGGATGCCAGGAGGGATGCCCCAGCAGGCGCAGGGACAGCAGGCTCCACAGGGCATGAACCCCATGTCCTCGCTCATGGCCCAGGCCAAGACCATGGAGGAGCAGGCCGCCAAGAGCCCTAACGACCCGGCCGTCTGGGCCAAGCTCGGCGATACCTACTTCGACGCCGAACTGCCCGACCGCGCCGTGGCCGCCTACCAGAAGTCCCTGGCGCTCAAGCCGGGCCAAGCCGACGTCTGGACGGACATGGGGGTGATGCTTCGCTCCATGAACAAGTACCAGGAGGCGCTCAAGGCCTTCGAGCAGGCCGTCGCCATCGACTCCAAGCACCAGCAGGCCCGGCTCAACACCGGCGTGGTGTACCTGTTCGACCTGAAGGACAAGCAGGCCGCCATCAAGGCGTGGCAAGATCTTCTGGCGGTGAACCCCGAGGCCAAGATGCCCGACGGCAAGCGCGTGGCCGACGCCGTGAAGGAACTCGGCGGGAAATAG